In Centropristis striata isolate RG_2023a ecotype Rhode Island chromosome 1, C.striata_1.0, whole genome shotgun sequence, one DNA window encodes the following:
- the ift56 gene encoding intraflagellar transport protein 56, with amino-acid sequence MILSRVKPAVGGEAPVSIGEKKKKNKTRVPPLEEYLQQRDYLGALTLLEFQRSIGEKEEHADLWIGYCAFHLGDYKRAMEEYKSLTMKPECPADVWVYLACALFFLGLYKEAEEAASKAPMSPLQNRLLFHLAHKFNDEKKLMGFHQNLEDVTEDQLSLASIHYMRSHYQEAIDIYKRLLLQNRDFLALKVYVALCYYKLDYYDVSQEVLAVYLQSMPDSTIALNLKACNHFRLYNGKAAEAELKNLIDISSCSFEFAKELIRHNLVVFRGGEGALQVLPPLIDVIPEARLNLVIYYLRQDDVQEAYNLIQDLVPTTPQEYILKGVVNAALGQEIGSRDHLKIAQQFFQLVGGSASECDTIPGRQCMASCFFLLRLFEDVLIYLNSVKGYFYSDDTFNFNYAQAKAALGSYKEAEEVFLLIQSEKIKNDYVYLSWLARCYIMNQKGRLAWELYLKMGTSSDSFSLLQLIANDCYKMGQFYYAAKAFDALEKLDPGSNYWEGKRGACVGIFQLILANKESKETLKEVLSLLRNSGNPQVEYIIRALRKWAKDNRVLLS; translated from the exons ATG ATCCTCTCTCGTGTGAAGCCAGCAGTGGGAGGAGAGGCACCGGTGAGCATCggtgagaaaaagaagaaaaacaaaacaagggtccCCCCCTTAGAGGAATACCTGCAACAGAGGGACTACCTAGGGGCTTTGACCCTGTTAGAG TTTCAGAGAAGTATTGGTGAAAAAGAGGAGCATGCAGACCTCTGGATTGGCTACTGCGCCTTTCACTTGGGTGATTACAAGAGAGCTATggag GAGTACAAGTCTCTGACCATGAAGCCGGAATGTCCTGCTGATGTGTGGGTCTACCTGGCctgtgctttgttttttctGGGGCTCTATAAAGAGGCAGAGGAGGCTGCATCTAAGG CGCCAATGTCCCCCCTCCAAAACCGACTGCTCTTCCACTTGGCTCACAAG TTCAACGATGAGAAGAAGCTGATGGGTTTCCACCAGAACCTGGAGGATGTGACAGAGGACCAGCTGAGCCTGGCATCCATCCACTACATGCGCTCCCACTACCAGGAGGCTATAGACATCTATAAACGCCTTCTTCTGCAAAACAG AGATTTCCTCGCCCTGAAAGTTTACGTGGCTCTGTGTTACTACAAGCTGGACTACTATGATGTGTCCCAGGAGGTGTTGGCTGTGTACCTGCAGAGTATGCCGGACTCCACTATTGCTCTCAACCTCAAAGCCTGCAACCACTTCAGACTCTACAACGGCAAAGCAGCTGAG GCTGAGTTGAAGAACCTAATCGacatctcctcctgctcctttgAGTTTGCTAAGGAGCTTATCCGACACAACCTG GTGGTGTTTCGCGGTGGGGAGGGGGCGTTGCAGGTGCTGCCTCCTCTGATCGATGTGATCCCCGAGGCCAGACTCAACCTGGTCATCTACTATCTCAGACAAG ACGACGTCCAGGAGGCCTACAACCTCATCCAAGATTTGGTGCCCACAACACCTCAG gaGTACATATTGAAAGGAGTGGTAAATGCAGCGTTGGGACAAGAAATTGGATCA AGGGATCACTTGAAAATTGCTCAGCAGTTCTTTCAGCTGGTCGGAGGCTCGGCCAGTGAATGCG ACACTATTCCTGGCAGGCAGTGCATGGCCTCTTGCTTCTTCCTCTTGAGGCTGTTTGAAGATGTTCTCATATATCTCAACTCGGTCAAG GGTTACTTTTATAGTGATGATACGTTCAACTTCAACTATGCTCAGGCTAAAGCGGCCCTTGGCAGCTACAAGGAGGCAGAAGAG gTTTTTCTGCTGATTCAGAGTGAAAAGATCAAGAATGACTATGTTTACCTCAGCTGGCTGGCACGATGCT ACATAATGAATCAGAAGGGTCGGCTTGCCTGGGAGCTCTATCTGAAGATGGGCACTTCCTCCGATTCCTTCAGTTTGCTGCAGCTCATCGCCAACGACTGCTACAAG ATGGGCCAGTTCTACTATGCAGCCAAAGCGTTTGATGCACTGGAGAAACTGGACCCAGGATCCAATTACTGGGAGGGCAAAAGAGGGGCATGTGTCGGCATCTTCCAGCTCATACTAGCAAACAAGGAGTCCAA GGAGACTCTTAAAGAGGTGTTGTCTCTGCTGCGAAATTCAGGAAACCCCCAGGTTGAATACATCATCCGAGCTCTAAGGAAGTGGGCCAAAGACAACAGAGTCCTCCTCTCATGA